In the Telopea speciosissima isolate NSW1024214 ecotype Mountain lineage chromosome 6, Tspe_v1, whole genome shotgun sequence genome, ACGAGTACCGACCCACTGAGAAGAACCTTGATGGCACCAACCCTGGCCAGGTatgctttttctttccttttgagGTTTGGAAATCTACTCTCCCCTTTATTAGTTAGTGCAACATTGCTTCCAGTGGAAATTCGTAGTGTTCATGTGCTCTGGTGTCTGTGGGCTTATGtctttttttggtcttttgggcTTAAAAAAGTTTTAGTTTTCGCATTTTTCTAAATGTATGCTCTGCATTGGCTTATGCAATATGTTTGTTTGTGGTTTCTTGAAGTACGAAATTAATTTTTGATGTGTTTTCATGTTCTTTATTGCTATTTAATCACattatttcctctctttttttttttttttggggaagagAATGGTTGAAGAAAAAATCATATGATTTCTTTCTTGGAGAAATCTCTCTTATTTGGTGTTTAGGTTGGAAGTATGTTAAATAATATGCTATTAGTGACTGCATAGGAACCTAGCAGTGTGGTGGAATCCGGCTTTAATGGACTAAAAACAGGTGTGTGTGTCTTCTTCATTCATCCTTCTAGGTCATAATGGATCCACTTGCATATGTATCCTCCTCCTTAGATTTTGTAGGCATTGCTTCTTTAATTTCTTGGGCACCTGATAATAAATTTGTGAATTAACATTTTTCAGGAACATTCGTTATAATTCAATAGTGAAATAAGCTGCCAGGGTTCAAACTTCCACCACTACTAATGTTGTCCCCACGCCTAATTTCTGAGTTTCTTCTCATCCTCAATTTATTCTGTCTTCAACATTTGGCAGGGTGCTTTTGTCCTCTGTCGTTTATTCCGGAAGCATGATGACCGGGTTGAAATTTCAAACTGTGATGAAATTGAACCTACTGGTTCATCTCCCACCGCAACCAAGTCTTCTCCTGATGAAACACCATCATCACTAGCATTGATTCAAGCAACTTCAGAGTCAGATATGCAGGTTGGAAAACAACCAGCAGGTATTGAGAGGTGGCTGGCTGATAATGCTGACAACATTACCTCTGAAGCTTTGGTACCTGCAGAGAGCAATTGCACTAGCAATATGGCATCCGATATGGAAGACCATGACCAAGATGGTGCCACTACGGAGGTAGGAGGAGATAATTAatatttgatttctttttcttttttcttttttcctttcatcGACTGGAAGGTTAGTGAACTCAAAGACTGAAGCTAGgttgttgctgctgtttttaCTTACAGGTGGATCTGCAGCTTGAAGAGGATTTGAGGTTGTTTTATGACCCAACCACTTTTGAGCCGTTAGATTGGAAGATTTTCTCCCCATCTCAGTCAGAGATGTGCTCCAGCCTGGGACTTCCCCAAATGAATTTGGCTTTTGCTGATGACTTTggcaataataataatggtCTGGTTTTTCAAGATGGCACTAGTGAGCAGGATGTTTCTATCTCAGAATTCTTGGATGCAGTCATCAATGACCAAGATGAATACTCCTTTGAAGAATCAGCCAGTCTAAAGAATTCGAAGAGTGAGGCTACTGTTAGCACTGTAATTCTGCAGCCTAAATATGATGATGACTCTGGTAGAGTTTCTGTGCTCTCAGCTAGTGGATGGCAACCTTCCTTTGGCAAGGAAAGTGGATCTAGCAGTGATACAGATACTGAAGTAGCTCAAGTCCAGGTGAATAGGAAAATTTCAAATAATATATGTGTTTTTTCATGCATTCTCAGAGCCTACCCTTGGATTGTGAGGGTTGGCACAGGCAAAGAAAATGAACTATTGTTTTGGTCATGCACCCAAAACAGTGGTTTCAAGGTCCATTGTTTTGGGAGGCTTGCCACTTGTTATTTAGGACATGGGTTATTTAGGACATGGACTGGGTGCCAGTGTCTGACACAGCTGCTCCTGCTTTAAATTATGTTGAAATATATTGCAACTGGCAGTGTCTGTTGGCGGTTGCCCCAGGCCCCCCAACACAGAAAAAATTGAAGAGTAGCTAATCAGAATGGACGTGGGTAGGTGCAATGGAGGCTATATGAATGGTCAGATTCCAATCATATAGTTGAAAGTCTCAATAGCACCTGTGCATGtatttttaaatcaaaattatgAAATGTTTGTCTATGTATTGTTGATTGTTAGTCATTTCTTGTATTGACTGTTAAATTTTGTAGTTTAGAGTTTCAGAATATTAACATTTTGTAATTGTTTTGTGCATTTCAGCATGATCCACAGACTGAAGCTTTGAAAGGTTTCCTCCAGGATGATTCTTTTGTGCTTCCTGCCTCTGCTATGCAGTGCTTTAATGGTTCAGTCAACAACAGCATTGAGTCAACCAGTCAGAAGAACTCTGTTAAAAATGGTGGTGGTCCTAGTGGGACTGGAATCAAGTTAAGGACTCGTCAAACACAATATCAATCAGTCCCCCTCAACTCTTTAACACAGGGCACTGCTCCGAGGAGGATCCGTTTACAGACACAGCTTTCCCGCAGAGGGACATCGTGCAGCAAGCCAATGGTGTCAAGTTGTGAGGAGGAACATGAAGTTAAGCCAAAAGTTGTTGAGGTGAGGGCCTTTTGAGCAAAGCTACTGTGGAAAATCTGATTGTGTTTTTATTCTGGGTTGAGGGTTTATGAATTCAATGAAAATTGTTGTGTGCAGGCTAGTGATGGTCTGAAACCTTCTACAATGGATGAGCTGAAGAGAGGGGAAATATTGGATCATTCTGGCATTGCTGAAGAACTTAATGCAAAGCTCCGTTTGAGGTCAAGAGGCGACACTGTAAAGGTTGGTGACCAATGGGGGTTGCTTCCAGTGCGTCGTCATTCAAATTCGTCATCTGTTTATATTGTTTGTGTAGCTGTACTTACATTCCTTGTTATAGTCTGTATTTCAGTATGGGGACGGTTAACATCTTGATGTTTGCATTCAGAACGTACTCTATATTATCGGCTTCTGTTTTTGTACTTAAATATGATTTGGGAGTAGGGATAGGTAGGTCCCTTTTTTGTACATTTATGTAAACACAACTCTCACTGATATGTATAATTTGGGCATAGGTGTGTATTTAATTGGACCTTTTTACATGGAGTGCTGAGCTCTTAGAAGAAGTCTGTAACCAAAAGAAAACCTccccctcttcctctttcttgttCGTCTTTacgaaatttatttatttttgttgttgttggtctGGCCTCCTTGTCCTGTATATTGGTGGTtcacctcttctttcttcttcaagtccGGTTGAGTGATGGAAGCCGCCAAATGAGGGAAGGGTAAAGTGAACTGTGCTAGATAAACAGCGGCCACTAGGCAGGCAAGTACGGCTTTCTTAAGCCTATTTGTTTGAATGGGTGGGACAGTCGGCATCTGTTGccttttgttgggggggggggggggggggttggggtttgTTGTGTGTTGTTTGTCTTCAGACTTCAGTTGGGTGGGTGCGAGTTAGTTTGTTTTGGCACTAATGATCTATCTATCTGGGCTATTATAAGATCCCATCAGCTTGATAATTCTTATATCATTTTCCGTGAATATCAGAGGCATTCCACATTATTGGATTTTTTCCCCTCATTTGAAAGATGAATCCAATGTCATTTCCATTTTATGACACTTAGCCCGTCTATTTGTTTCAGAAATACCCTGAACCAActcttaaataaataatagagagAGGTACAGCCTACAATCAACTAAACGTGAGATTCAATGGcccaaaaaggaagagcaaAACTTCTCCTGATAAAAAAGTATGGTTGGGGTAATATTTGGGTGAAACAGGTTTGGACTCTCGACCTCTATGTGCTGGCATAGGCAACTGCCCACCACCCGCATTGACGGGGTAGATCATATCTATTTCGTTCTGTTTAGCATTGAGTCCATCTCACTCACGTTGTCCATCTTTGCTTCCACTTAATTCTGTTCTCCATTTCGGTGCCTGCGATTATGGGTTGCAGGAAATTTGTCcaagaattttgaagaaaactCGCTATGTTGTCCAAATTTAGTAATCTACACGTTTGTGGACAAAAACTCTTAAGATATGAAGAGATTTATCTTCCTCTAGGAATCTGCTTTTCTATGTTCTGGCAGATTTTAATCAATTATCAatgacttcacatgaaaatcaGTGGAGATTGACCGACTGATCCAATgcttgattcaaagttttaaagTCTTTGGTTGACCATATAAACCGTCACTTCATGAACATCATATTTACTTCAATATTCCAAGCAAACAGGCCCTCGGCGCTTGAAAGTTTCAAAATAAATGCAAGAGTACATCAGCGCTATGTAATGGCGCCACTCATTCTCTGCTCACCAACACCTAATGTTTTCATTGGTTCAGTGGTGGTAGGTGCTGTCTcagttcctcctcctttgtcgCTTTCCCTTATCCTCTCCGCTACTCGGCAGTTGGCACCAATCCTGAGTCCTGGCAGACCGCATCGTTCCATCCATTTTGAGCCGTGTAGTAAACTCTACAAAGAAGAGACGGAGTTCTTGTCATTTAACTCCGTTAGTGTTTTATATTGTCAGTTCCCAAGGCCGCATAAAAGAGGTAAGAGGAGGGTTGTTGCATCTAGTCGGTTGTCATAATTGTAAATACTTTTGCAAAGCTTTTAGCATGAATTCTAGAGTTCTATATGTTTAATTTTATGCTAGGCCACTCCCTCGAGCAACGCGTTACTTTATGCAACACAGATTGTCTACGGCgcagctgcccgtagcggcctgtgcCGCGTAGACTGGGCTGTACAAGTAATAATTGCCTTACTTTAGTTCGGGCAAAgcatttgggtaggggtaaggtggtctttgcgCACACAGCTCAGCCTATGCCGCTCAGGCCGCTATAGGCAgtgcgccgtagaggatctggatcctacATTATGACCTGAGTATTGTGTAtggggattgagctcctctccagggagcccagtacGCCCATGGGGCATTCAATTGTTGGGTTgtgttgcacacatccctaggtgtgcatcgagatgtgtgtggcacaggccaacccttggatgccccttggGTGCTCCCTTGGTGCTAGGCTTCGTGGAGAGGAGCCAGATTCTCTGTATGGTGAGTAAAAGTTAATTAGGCATCTTTTGTAAACATTGTACCATTTTTGGATTATGATGATAAATAGGTAAGGATTTGTTATATGCCTAATGGGATCCACTCTAGTAaatgggcgctagattgggccagcttAGTATTGGATAGGTTAACaagcttgatttaacgcgttcaaTCAACTTCAGAGCTGTTGgtgtattggtcaagtacctaacttttggtatcagagctgggcaTCACGTCACGGGTTCGAATCACGGAAAGGATTatctggagtagagtgaaaaccGTCAAGAAATGGCTACTTGCCGCTAGACAAAAATCTTGGAACAAAGTGAAGCCGCTTGGAAATGGCTACCCACCTCCAGAGTGAAAGCTGCCTAGAGTGAGAAGCCGCCGAGGACAACACTTGCGGAAGTGTGGTAGTCTGTTATATGCCTAATTGTTGGCCAAataacggtccagggatcaaaccatggttccctagggagaccaagatatttatctttagggttttgcacgccctgggttagcccatggtgtcccatgggtgccccattttaattttagggtttcccatgctcgcccatgggaaccctggtgcatccctattagggtttctccttccctattacattccataaaattaattatcacaatagggacggagaaactcatctctag is a window encoding:
- the LOC122664052 gene encoding protein NTM1-like 9 isoform X1, giving the protein MAVLSLESLPLGFRFRPTDEELVNHYLRLKINGRDSDVEVIPEIDVCKWEPWDLPDLSVIKTDDPEWFFFCPRDRKYPNGSRSNRATEAGYWKATGKDRTIKSRMNLIGMKKTLVFYKGRAPKGERTNWIMHEYRPTEKNLDGTNPGQGAFVLCRLFRKHDDRVEISNCDEIEPTGSSPTATKSSPDETPSSLALIQATSESDMQVGKQPAGIERWLADNADNITSEALVPAESNCTSNMASDMEDHDQDGATTEVDLQLEEDLRLFYDPTTFEPLDWKIFSPSQSEMCSSLGLPQMNLAFADDFGNNNNGLVFQDGTSEQDVSISEFLDAVINDQDEYSFEESASLKNSKSEATVSTVILQPKYDDDSGRVSVLSASGWQPSFGKESGSSSDTDTEVAQVQHDPQTEALKGFLQDDSFVLPDSIESTSQKNSVKNGGGPSGTGIKLRTRQTQYQSVPLNSLTQGTAPRRIRLQTQLSRRGTSCSKPMVSSCEEEHEVKPKVVEASDGLKPSTMDELKRGEILDHSGIAEELNAKLRLRSRGDTVKVGDQWGLLPVRRHSNSSSVYIVCVAVLTFLVIVCISVWGRLTS
- the LOC122664052 gene encoding protein NTM1-like 9 isoform X2, with the protein product MAVLSLESLPLGFRFRPTDEELVNHYLRLKINGRDSDVEVIPEIDVCKWEPWDLPDLSVIKTDDPEWFFFCPRDRKYPNGSRSNRATEAGYWKATGKDRTIKSRMNLIGMKKTLVFYKGRAPKGERTNWIMHEYRPTEKNLDGTNPGQGAFVLCRLFRKHDDRVEISNCDEIEPTGSSPTATKSSPDETPSSLALIQATSESDMQVGKQPAGIERWLADNADNITSEALVPAESNCTSNMASDMEDHDQDGATTEVDLQLEEDLRLFYDPTTFEPLDWKIFSPSQSEMCSSLGLPQMNLAFADDFGNNNNGLVFQDGTSEQDVSISEFLDAVINDQDEYSFEESASLKNSKSEATVSTVILQPKYDDDSGRVSVLSASGWQPSFGKESGSSSDTDTEVAQVQTEALKGFLQDDSFVLPDSIESTSQKNSVKNGGGPSGTGIKLRTRQTQYQSVPLNSLTQGTAPRRIRLQTQLSRRGTSCSKPMVSSCEEEHEVKPKVVEASDGLKPSTMDELKRGEILDHSGIAEELNAKLRLRSRGDTVKVGDQWGLLPVRRHSNSSSVYIVCVAVLTFLVIVCISVWGRLTS
- the LOC122664052 gene encoding protein NTM1-like 9 isoform X3; this encodes MAVLSLESLPLGFRFRPTDEELVNHYLRLKINGRDSDVEVIPEIDVCKWEPWDLPDLSVIKTDDPEWFFFCPRDRKYPNGSRSNRATEAGYWKATGKDRTIKSRMNLIGMKKTLVFYKGRAPKGERTNWIMHEYRPTEKNLDGTNPGQGAFVLCRLFRKHDDRVEISNCDEIEPTGSSPTATKSSPDETPSSLALIQATSESDMQVGKQPAGIERWLADNADNITSEALVPAESNCTSNMASDMEDHDQDGATTEVDLQLEEDLRLFYDPTTFEPLDWKIFSPSQSEMCSSLGLPQMNLAFADDFGNNNNGLVFQDGTSEQDVSISEFLDAVINDQDEYSFEESASLKNSKSEATVSTVILQPKYDDDSGRVSVLSASGWQPSFGKESGSSSDTDTEVAQVQSIESTSQKNSVKNGGGPSGTGIKLRTRQTQYQSVPLNSLTQGTAPRRIRLQTQLSRRGTSCSKPMVSSCEEEHEVKPKVVEASDGLKPSTMDELKRGEILDHSGIAEELNAKLRLRSRGDTVKVGDQWGLLPVRRHSNSSSVYIVCVAVLTFLVIVCISVWGRLTS